One window of the Gambusia affinis linkage group LG01, SWU_Gaff_1.0, whole genome shotgun sequence genome contains the following:
- the rerea gene encoding arginine-glutamic acid dipeptide repeats protein isoform X6: MGQKRAEMSAAPTRSPLQVFQPAANQRLSCRKITCKAFPFVVEEHRVTSYFFLVQKKNRRAVGDLVDLSPDLFVFPSFYLRLDVEKRFIKGLRQFGKNFFRIRKELLPNKETGELITFYYYWKKTPEAASCRAHRRHRRQPVFRRIKTRTASTPVNTPSRPPSSEFLDLSSASEDDFDSEDSEQELKGYACRHCFTTTSKDWHHGGRENILLCTDCRIHFKKYGELPPIEKPVDPPPFMFKPVKEEEDGLGGKHSMRTRRNRGSMSTLRSGRKKQTVSPDGRASPTNEDLRSSGRTSPSAASTDSTDSKTDSMKKTSKKIKEEAPSPIKSAKRQREKGASDTEEPERAKKSKTQELTRPDSPSECDGEGEGEGESSDGRSINEELSSDPKDIDQDNRSSSPSIPSPRDNESDSDSSAQQQQLLQSQHPPVIQCQPGSSVASSAPVPPTTSAPSLPLQVAPTAASTSLPPQPLPQTSPMSLIQAGASLHPQRLPSPHSPLTQALPPGPPPSLPSPHHGPMPPMPHPLQPGPPLLPHPHAMTPQGFPVAASQVPPPPISGQSQQRSHSPQPQLSSQSGGQPPREQPLPPAPMPMPHIKPPPTTPIPQMPTPQSHKHPPHGSVPPFPQMPSNLPPPPALKPLSSLSNHHPPSAHPPPLQLMSGGQQLQPPPAQPPVLTQSQSLPPSANHQPPPPPPLPPPSATSQPGGAPQQPPFSSHPFSTALPPSGPPPSSSNSMPGLQPPSSSSAPSSSISMPLPASVSCAPPTQAVPPVHIKEEPPDESEEPESPPPPQRSPSPEPTVVNTPSHASQSARFYKYLDRGYNSCARTDFYFTPLASSKLAKKREEALEKVKREAEQKAREEKEREREKEKEREREREREKEVERAAKASSSAHESRMGEPPMAGPTHMRPPFDGPPTTIAAVPPYIGPDTPALRTLSEYARPHVMSPTNRNHPFFVSLNPADPLLAYHMPGLYNADPAMRERELREREMREREIRERELRERMKPGFEVKPPEMDSLHPSTNPMEHFARHGALTLPPMAGPHPFASFHPGLNPLERERLALPGPQLRPDMTYPERLAAERLHAERMATVANDPIARLQMFNVTPHHHQHSHIHSHLHLHQQDPLHQGGGECLVCPPGSGAHPLAVDPLAAGPHLARFPYPPGAIPNPLLGQPPHEHEMLRHPVFGAPYPRDLPGGLPPQMSAAHQLQAMHAMQSSGHAELQRLAMEQQWLHGHHHMHGGPLPGQEDYYSRLKKESDKQL; encoded by the exons ATGGGGCAGAAACGAGCTGAAATGAGCGCTGCGCCCACCAGGAGTCCACTTCAGGTTTTCCAGCCTGCCGCAAACCAGAGGCTCTCTTGCAGAAAGATCACATGTAAAGCCTTCCCCTTTGTAGTGGAGGAGCACAGAGTGACAAGCTATTTCTTTCTTGTTCAGAAAAAGAATCGCCGTGCTGTCGGAGACCTTGTGGATTTGTCCcctgatttatttgttttccccTCCTTTTACCTGCGACTGGACGTGGAG AAGCGCTTCATTAAAGGGCTGAGACAGTTTGGCAAAAACTTCTTCAGGATCCGAAAAGAGCTGCTGCCCAACAAAGAAACg GGGGAGTTGATTACTTTCTACTATTATTGGAAGAAGACACCGGAGGCAGCCAGCTGCCGAGCCCACAGGAGACACCGCCGCCAGCCCGTCTTCCGCCGCATCAAAACACGAACTGCTTCAACTCCTGTCAACACCCCCTCACGCCCACCCTCAAGCGAGTTCT TGGACCTGAGCTCCGCCAGCGAAGATGACTTTGACAGTGAAGACAGTGAACAGGAGCTGAAGGGCTACGCCTGCCGCCACTGCTTCACCACCA CCTCCAAGGACTGGCACCACGGGGGCCGGGAGAACATCTTGCTGTGCACCGACTGCCGCATCCACTTCAAGAAGTACGGGGAGCTGCCCCCCATCGAGAAGCCCGTGGACCCGCCACCATTTATGTTCAAACCCGtcaaagaggaagaggatggcCTCGGCGGGAAGCATAGCATGAGGACTCGACGGAACCGAGGCTCG ATGTCAACGCTACGCAGTGGTCGTAAGAAGCAGACAGTCAGTCCTGATGGCCGAGCCTCGCCTACCAACGAGGATCTGCGCTCCAGCGGCCGCACTTCGCCGAGCGCAGCAAGTACTGACAGCACCGACAGCAAGACGGACTCCATGAAAAAGACAAGCAAG AAGATTAAAGAGGAAGCGCCGTCACCTATAAAGAGCGCCAAACGGCAACGAGAGAAGGGAGCTTCGGACACAGAGGAACCTGAAAGGGCCAAAAAGTCCAAGACACAG GAACTCACCCGGCCGGATTCGCCCTCTGAATGTGACGGGGAGGGAGAAGGGGAGGGCGAGAGCTCCGATGGGCGGAGCATCAACGAGGAGCTCAGCAGCGATCCGAAAGACATTGACCAGGACAACCGGAGCTCCTCCCCCAGCATCCCCAGTCCCCGTGACAACGAGAGCGACTCGGACTCCTcggcccagcagcagcagctcctgcagagcCAGCATCCGCCGGTCATCCAGTGTCAGCCGGGCTCCTCAGTCGCCTCCTCAGCACCTGTTCCTCCCACCACCTCAGCCCCCTCTCTGCCTCTGCAGGTGGCGCCCACTGCCGCCTCCACCTCTCTACCTCCTCAGCCGCTGCCCCAGACCAGCCCAATGTCTCTCATCCAGGCCGGGGCGTCGCTTCACCCTCAGAGGCTACCGTCTCCTCATTCGCCTCTGACTCAGGCTCTGCCCCCTGGCCCGCCTCCGTCGTTACCCAGCCCCCATCATGGCCCCATGCCCCCCATGCCACATCCACTACAACCAGGACCTCCGCTTCTGCCACATCCTCACGCCATGACCCCTCAGGGATTCCCTGTGGCTGCCTCTCAGGTCCCGCCCCCGCCCATTTCTGGCCAATCACAGCAGAGGTCTCACAGTCCTCAGCCTCAGCTTTCCTCTCAGAGCGGAGGCCAGCCTCCCAGAGAGCAACCTCTGCCCCCTGCACCCATGCCCATGCCTCACATCAAGCCCCCTCCCACGACCCCCATCCCCCAGATGCCCACCCCACAGTCTCACAAACACCCCCCTCACGGCTCTGTCCCTCCGTTCCCTCAGATGCCTTCAAACCTGCCCCCTCCTCCTGCCCTGAAGCCCCTCAGCTCTTTATCCAACCACCACCCTCCATCAGCACACCCCCCACCCCTCCAGTTGATGTCTGGGGGGCAGCAGCTCCAGCCTCCACCAGCCCAGCCTCCGGTTCTCACCCAGTCCCAGAGTCTACCGCCATCAGCCAACCACCAGCCTCCCCCGCCGCCGCCCCTGCCCCCTCCGTCAGCGACCTCACAGCCCGGCGGGGCGCCACAACAGCCCCCGTTCTCCTCACATCCCTTCAGCACAGCTCTACCTCCAAGCGGCCCACCACCTTCCTCATCGAACTCTATGCCTGGCTTACAGCCGCCCTCTTCTTCTTCCGCCCCGTCCTCTTCCATCTCCATGCCACTCCCTGCCTCGGTCAGCTGCGCTCCGCCCACCCAGGCGGTCCCGCCTGTACACATCAAAGAGGAGCCGCCGGATGAGTCTGAGGAGCCAGAGAGCCCGCCTCCCCCGCAGAGGAGCCCCTCCCCGGAGCCCACTGTTGTCAATACGCCCAGCCACGCCAGCCAGTCAGCACG GTTCTACAAGTACCTGGACCGAGGTTATAACTCGTGCGCTCGGACAGATTTCTACTTCACTCCGCTGGCCTCGTCTAAGCTGGCCAAGAAGAGAGAGGAAGCTCTGGAGAAAGTGAAGCGAGAAGCGGAGCAGAAAGCGAGGGAAGAGAAGGAGCGGgaaagggaaaaggaaaaagaacgAGAGAGAGAGCGTGAGCGGGAGAAGGAGGTGGAGCGTGCAGCG AAAGCTTCCAGTTCTGCTCATGAGAGCAGAATGGGGGAGCCCCCGATGGCCGGCCCCACCCACATGCGGCCCCCGTTCGACGGCCCCCCGACTACGATCGCAGCCGTGCCTCCATACATCGGCCCCGACACTCCCGCGCTGCGCACCCTCAGCGAGTACGCCAGACCCCACGTCATGTCGCCCACCAACAGGAACCACCCGTTCTTCGTCTCGCTCAACCCCGCCGACCCGCTGCTGGCCTATCACATGCCCGGCCTGTACAACGCCGACCCCGCCATGCGGGAGCGGGAGCTGCGGGAGCGGGAAATGCGGGAGAGGGAGATCCGCGAGCGCGAGCTGAGGGAAAGAATGAAACCGGGCTTCGAAGTCAAACCCCCAGAAATGGACTCGCTCCACCCTTCCACAAACCCCATGGAGCACTTCGCCCGGCACGGGGCGCTCACCCTGCCCCCCATGGCCGGCCCTCACCCGTTCGCCTCCTTCCACCCGGGCCTGAACCCGTTGGAGCGTGAGCGGCTCGCCCTCCCGGGGCCCCAGCTGCGGCCGGACATGACCTACCCAGAGAGGCTGGCAGCAGAGAGGCTCCATGCGGAGCGGATGGCCACGGTGGCCAACGACCCCATCGCCCGCCTGCAGATGTTCAACGTCACGCCGCACCACCACCAACACTCGCACATCCActcccacctccacctccaccagcAGGACCCTCTCCACCAAG GTGGTGGTGAATGTCTTGTCTGTCCTCCAGGCTCGGGGGCCCACCCGCTGGCCGTCGACCCGCTGGCAGCCGGACCTCACCTGGCGCGCTTCCCCTACCCGCCCGGCGCCATCCCCAACCCTCTCCTGGGCCAGCCGCCGCACGAACACGAGATGCTGCGCCACCCGGTCTTCG GTGCTCCGTACCCACGGGACCTACCAGGGGGTCTTCCGCCGCAGATGTCCGCAGCCCACCAGCTGCAGGCCATGCACGCCATGCAGAGTAGTGGCCATGCAGAGCTGCAGCGGCTGGCGATGGAGCAGCAGTGGCTCCACGGCCACCACCACATGCACGGCGGGCCACTTCCCGGTCAGGAGGACTACTACAG CCGACTGAAGAAGGAGAGCGACAAGCAGCTGTAA
- the rerea gene encoding arginine-glutamic acid dipeptide repeats protein isoform X4: MSEMDDLFSPRRRLNSTQGEIRVGPSHQAKLPELQPFPSPGGQAVTENEELVWMPGVNDCDLLMYLRAARSMAAFAGMCDGGSTEDGCLAASRDDTTLNALNTLHESSYDAGKALQRLVKKPVPKLIEKCWSEDEVKRFIKGLRQFGKNFFRIRKELLPNKETGELITFYYYWKKTPEAASCRAHRRHRRQPVFRRIKTRTASTPVNTPSRPPSSEFLDLSSASEDDFDSEDSEQELKGYACRHCFTTTSKDWHHGGRENILLCTDCRIHFKKYGELPPIEKPVDPPPFMFKPVKEEEDGLGGKHSMRTRRNRGSMSTLRSGRKKQTVSPDGRASPTNEDLRSSGRTSPSAASTDSTDSKTDSMKKTSKKIKEEAPSPIKSAKRQREKGASDTEEPERAKKSKTQELTRPDSPSECDGEGEGEGESSDGRSINEELSSDPKDIDQDNRSSSPSIPSPRDNESDSDSSAQQQQLLQSQHPPVIQCQPGSSVASSAPVPPTTSAPSLPLQVAPTAASTSLPPQPLPQTSPMSLIQAGASLHPQRLPSPHSPLTQALPPGPPPSLPSPHHGPMPPMPHPLQPGPPLLPHPHAMTPQGFPVAASQVPPPPISGQSQQRSHSPQPQLSSQSGGQPPREQPLPPAPMPMPHIKPPPTTPIPQMPTPQSHKHPPHGSVPPFPQMPSNLPPPPALKPLSSLSNHHPPSAHPPPLQLMSGGQQLQPPPAQPPVLTQSQSLPPSANHQPPPPPPLPPPSATSQPGGAPQQPPFSSHPFSTALPPSGPPPSSSNSMPGLQPPSSSSAPSSSISMPLPASVSCAPPTQAVPPVHIKEEPPDESEEPESPPPPQRSPSPEPTVVNTPSHASQSARFYKYLDRGYNSCARTDFYFTPLASSKLAKKREEALEKVKREAEQKAREEKEREREKEKEREREREREKEVERAAKASSSAHESRMGEPPMAGPTHMRPPFDGPPTTIAAVPPYIGPDTPALRTLSEYARPHVMSPTNRNHPFFVSLNPADPLLAYHMPGLYNADPAMRERELREREMREREIRERELRERMKPGFEVKPPEMDSLHPSTNPMEHFARHGALTLPPMAGPHPFASFHPGLNPLERERLALPGPQLRPDMTYPERLAAERLHAERMATVANDPIARLQMFNVTPHHHQHSHIHSHLHLHQQDPLHQGGGECLVCPPGSGAHPLAVDPLAAGPHLARFPYPPGAIPNPLLGQPPHEHEMLRHPVFGAPYPRDLPGGLPPQMSAAHQLQAMHAMQSSGHAELQRLAMEQQWLHGHHHMHGGPLPGQEDYYSRLKKESDKQL, from the exons GCCAAGCTCCCAGAGCTGCAGCCTTTCCCCTCCCCTGGTGGCCAGGCCGTGACCGAGAATGAGGAGCTGGTCTGGATGCCAGGGGTCAACGACTGTGACCTTCTTATGTACCTCAGAGCTGCAAG gAGCATGGCTGCCTTTGCAGGGATGTGTGACGGAGGATCGACAGAAGATGGCTGTCTAGCCGCCTCTCGAGATGACACTACCTTAAACGCACTTAACACT CTTCATGAGAGCAGCTACGATGCAGGCAAGGCTCTGCAGCGTCTGGTGAAGAAGCCGGTACCTAAACTGATAGAGAAGTGCTGGTCTGAGGATGAAGTG AAGCGCTTCATTAAAGGGCTGAGACAGTTTGGCAAAAACTTCTTCAGGATCCGAAAAGAGCTGCTGCCCAACAAAGAAACg GGGGAGTTGATTACTTTCTACTATTATTGGAAGAAGACACCGGAGGCAGCCAGCTGCCGAGCCCACAGGAGACACCGCCGCCAGCCCGTCTTCCGCCGCATCAAAACACGAACTGCTTCAACTCCTGTCAACACCCCCTCACGCCCACCCTCAAGCGAGTTCT TGGACCTGAGCTCCGCCAGCGAAGATGACTTTGACAGTGAAGACAGTGAACAGGAGCTGAAGGGCTACGCCTGCCGCCACTGCTTCACCACCA CCTCCAAGGACTGGCACCACGGGGGCCGGGAGAACATCTTGCTGTGCACCGACTGCCGCATCCACTTCAAGAAGTACGGGGAGCTGCCCCCCATCGAGAAGCCCGTGGACCCGCCACCATTTATGTTCAAACCCGtcaaagaggaagaggatggcCTCGGCGGGAAGCATAGCATGAGGACTCGACGGAACCGAGGCTCG ATGTCAACGCTACGCAGTGGTCGTAAGAAGCAGACAGTCAGTCCTGATGGCCGAGCCTCGCCTACCAACGAGGATCTGCGCTCCAGCGGCCGCACTTCGCCGAGCGCAGCAAGTACTGACAGCACCGACAGCAAGACGGACTCCATGAAAAAGACAAGCAAG AAGATTAAAGAGGAAGCGCCGTCACCTATAAAGAGCGCCAAACGGCAACGAGAGAAGGGAGCTTCGGACACAGAGGAACCTGAAAGGGCCAAAAAGTCCAAGACACAG GAACTCACCCGGCCGGATTCGCCCTCTGAATGTGACGGGGAGGGAGAAGGGGAGGGCGAGAGCTCCGATGGGCGGAGCATCAACGAGGAGCTCAGCAGCGATCCGAAAGACATTGACCAGGACAACCGGAGCTCCTCCCCCAGCATCCCCAGTCCCCGTGACAACGAGAGCGACTCGGACTCCTcggcccagcagcagcagctcctgcagagcCAGCATCCGCCGGTCATCCAGTGTCAGCCGGGCTCCTCAGTCGCCTCCTCAGCACCTGTTCCTCCCACCACCTCAGCCCCCTCTCTGCCTCTGCAGGTGGCGCCCACTGCCGCCTCCACCTCTCTACCTCCTCAGCCGCTGCCCCAGACCAGCCCAATGTCTCTCATCCAGGCCGGGGCGTCGCTTCACCCTCAGAGGCTACCGTCTCCTCATTCGCCTCTGACTCAGGCTCTGCCCCCTGGCCCGCCTCCGTCGTTACCCAGCCCCCATCATGGCCCCATGCCCCCCATGCCACATCCACTACAACCAGGACCTCCGCTTCTGCCACATCCTCACGCCATGACCCCTCAGGGATTCCCTGTGGCTGCCTCTCAGGTCCCGCCCCCGCCCATTTCTGGCCAATCACAGCAGAGGTCTCACAGTCCTCAGCCTCAGCTTTCCTCTCAGAGCGGAGGCCAGCCTCCCAGAGAGCAACCTCTGCCCCCTGCACCCATGCCCATGCCTCACATCAAGCCCCCTCCCACGACCCCCATCCCCCAGATGCCCACCCCACAGTCTCACAAACACCCCCCTCACGGCTCTGTCCCTCCGTTCCCTCAGATGCCTTCAAACCTGCCCCCTCCTCCTGCCCTGAAGCCCCTCAGCTCTTTATCCAACCACCACCCTCCATCAGCACACCCCCCACCCCTCCAGTTGATGTCTGGGGGGCAGCAGCTCCAGCCTCCACCAGCCCAGCCTCCGGTTCTCACCCAGTCCCAGAGTCTACCGCCATCAGCCAACCACCAGCCTCCCCCGCCGCCGCCCCTGCCCCCTCCGTCAGCGACCTCACAGCCCGGCGGGGCGCCACAACAGCCCCCGTTCTCCTCACATCCCTTCAGCACAGCTCTACCTCCAAGCGGCCCACCACCTTCCTCATCGAACTCTATGCCTGGCTTACAGCCGCCCTCTTCTTCTTCCGCCCCGTCCTCTTCCATCTCCATGCCACTCCCTGCCTCGGTCAGCTGCGCTCCGCCCACCCAGGCGGTCCCGCCTGTACACATCAAAGAGGAGCCGCCGGATGAGTCTGAGGAGCCAGAGAGCCCGCCTCCCCCGCAGAGGAGCCCCTCCCCGGAGCCCACTGTTGTCAATACGCCCAGCCACGCCAGCCAGTCAGCACG GTTCTACAAGTACCTGGACCGAGGTTATAACTCGTGCGCTCGGACAGATTTCTACTTCACTCCGCTGGCCTCGTCTAAGCTGGCCAAGAAGAGAGAGGAAGCTCTGGAGAAAGTGAAGCGAGAAGCGGAGCAGAAAGCGAGGGAAGAGAAGGAGCGGgaaagggaaaaggaaaaagaacgAGAGAGAGAGCGTGAGCGGGAGAAGGAGGTGGAGCGTGCAGCG AAAGCTTCCAGTTCTGCTCATGAGAGCAGAATGGGGGAGCCCCCGATGGCCGGCCCCACCCACATGCGGCCCCCGTTCGACGGCCCCCCGACTACGATCGCAGCCGTGCCTCCATACATCGGCCCCGACACTCCCGCGCTGCGCACCCTCAGCGAGTACGCCAGACCCCACGTCATGTCGCCCACCAACAGGAACCACCCGTTCTTCGTCTCGCTCAACCCCGCCGACCCGCTGCTGGCCTATCACATGCCCGGCCTGTACAACGCCGACCCCGCCATGCGGGAGCGGGAGCTGCGGGAGCGGGAAATGCGGGAGAGGGAGATCCGCGAGCGCGAGCTGAGGGAAAGAATGAAACCGGGCTTCGAAGTCAAACCCCCAGAAATGGACTCGCTCCACCCTTCCACAAACCCCATGGAGCACTTCGCCCGGCACGGGGCGCTCACCCTGCCCCCCATGGCCGGCCCTCACCCGTTCGCCTCCTTCCACCCGGGCCTGAACCCGTTGGAGCGTGAGCGGCTCGCCCTCCCGGGGCCCCAGCTGCGGCCGGACATGACCTACCCAGAGAGGCTGGCAGCAGAGAGGCTCCATGCGGAGCGGATGGCCACGGTGGCCAACGACCCCATCGCCCGCCTGCAGATGTTCAACGTCACGCCGCACCACCACCAACACTCGCACATCCActcccacctccacctccaccagcAGGACCCTCTCCACCAAG GTGGTGGTGAATGTCTTGTCTGTCCTCCAGGCTCGGGGGCCCACCCGCTGGCCGTCGACCCGCTGGCAGCCGGACCTCACCTGGCGCGCTTCCCCTACCCGCCCGGCGCCATCCCCAACCCTCTCCTGGGCCAGCCGCCGCACGAACACGAGATGCTGCGCCACCCGGTCTTCG GTGCTCCGTACCCACGGGACCTACCAGGGGGTCTTCCGCCGCAGATGTCCGCAGCCCACCAGCTGCAGGCCATGCACGCCATGCAGAGTAGTGGCCATGCAGAGCTGCAGCGGCTGGCGATGGAGCAGCAGTGGCTCCACGGCCACCACCACATGCACGGCGGGCCACTTCCCGGTCAGGAGGACTACTACAG CCGACTGAAGAAGGAGAGCGACAAGCAGCTGTAA